Part of the Prosthecobacter debontii genome is shown below.
GAGGGTGCGATCCATGAAGTTCTGGACATAGAGTGTATTGCCATCGGGAGAAATCGCCAATCCCTGGGGGGCGCGGCCGACACTGAAGCGCATTAGTTCTTCTTTAGACCAAGCATCCACAATCGCGACAGAGCGGCTGGCTTCCAAGGCGACGAAAAGATAACCGCCCCAAGGATCAAAGACGGCCGCGCTCGGCATTCCCGCATTATCGAAATCGATTCGACCTGCGGCATCTTCGCTCTGGCTCGTCAGATTGATTCGACTGGCGATGGCTCGCAGACTTTGATCGTGGTTCAAGCCGACGCCATTGCGTAGAGATCCGCGCTTGATGTTATCCTGCTTGGAGGGAATCCATGCAGAAAGGCCGTCTGGAGACAAAGCCGGGGAGCCTAGATAATTCGGAATACCTTTGGCGGAAGTCGGTGTGTCTTCAGCCTCGCTGTGTTGCAGGACAATCAAGCGTTCAATGGCTAGCGAGCTGGCCGTTAGGACCAACACTTCACCTCCTCGTCCTGTCGTATTCGGTGTTGCGGTATTTTCGCCAGGCACCGCCGGTGAAATGAAACGACTTACATACAGCCTCGTGCCTGAGGCATCGATGGCCAGATGGCGAGCATGTTGGCCGATGGATTGGCTGCTAACGGTAGCTCCGGTACTTGGGTTGAGTTTCAGCAGTTGCCCAGTAGCTTCCAAGGCGACAAAGGCTGCTCCACCGTTCGGATCGAAGACTAGACCGAAGGGACGAGATCCACGTGGTAAAGAGATCGTTGTGGATACAGCAAAAGAGGTGTTGCTGAGGATGGAAATGGAGGCGCTTTCCGTATTCACCACCCAGACGCGACCATCGAGAGCTTGAGCGATGCTACGTGGGGCTGTGCCCACCGTTGTTTCCGCTAATTTGGTGCGCGTGACGGTGTCGAGGACAGTCACACTATCACTATCCGGGTTAACCACCCAGACACGATCGTTGCCTGTTGTGCGGTCTTCGAAAAATAGGCTCGAAGACGAAGTTGGTTTTTTAGCGGTTAGCGCTGCATAGACGATTTGGTAAGCACCGGTGCTCGTGGTTAAGCCTGTGTTGTCAGTAGCGGTGACCGTGATCAAATACCGTCCAGGGTTGGCGAAGGCATGCGTAATGCTGGTGGAACTGCTATAGGCGGTCGTTGCGGAGCCATCACCGAAGTCCCACCGATAACGTGGGCTGGCTCCGCCGGTGCTTTGAGCGGTCAAACTGATGGTGCTTGCTGCTAGGGCGGGCTGAGTGCTGAGCGGCTGGAGGACCAAGGCATTGTTGATGGTCCATGTGAAGCTGATAGGCACTGCGGCGGAGTATCCGTCGGTCACACTGACGGTCGTATTGAATGTCCCTGCGGTTGTCGGGTTTCCAGTGATGACACCGGTGTTGGTTTGAATGGTCAAACCCGTGGGTAGGCCTACAGCGCTGTAGATCAGAGCATCTTGATTGGCATCACTCGCGGAGATCGGCATATTGACAGAGACCCCGCGGACGCTGTTTTGGTTGCCAGGGTGGGTGACCACAGGCGCTGTAGGAAGAGCGAAAGCATTGCTGAAGAAGCTCCAAGCCAGCACCTCGTGAGTGTTCGTGCTACCACCGGTTGCTCCAGTAAAGCCCACCCAAGCGTTGGCTCCCACCATGGTAGGGAGGTCAATGTCGTTCAGTGTGAGAACCGCAGCCGCGGGGCGGTCGCTCACAATGCCCTGGGCGAGGTAAATGCGAAGAACGTTTGAAGGGCCGTCATATTCGATCCAAAGCGTATGAGCACTGCCATTTTCCAGATCGAACGGCGCTGTGTAAGTGCCCAGGTGCGGGGAGATAAAGCCTCGGGTTAACACACCGATGTGATTGGCATTCGGATCTGTGCCACTCGCATAAGTATCTAGTTCGATAGCTAAGCTGTTCATAAGCCCTTCGTAGCCTAAGCCTCCCCCTAGACTGCCGACGCCATTGAGACGATCATTTTGCAATACGAAAGTCATGCCGTCAGCTCCATCACCAGAGCCATTCATGCGAAAGACGAAGCGCGTGGTGAAAGAGGTGCCAGCGGAAACAGGCAGCGGATTTTTCAAGAATGCAGTGCCTGCGAGGCTGCTGCCATTAGGAGTCAGTTGCAATACGCTACCGTTGACGCTGGCACTGCCATTGATCTGAAGACTGGTGGAGCCACCTGTAAAATTGGCAAAATCTTGGCTGATATTCGCAGGGGTGATGGTCCAGGTGAAATCGGCGCTGGCACTGGTCATGCCGTCCGTAGCAGTCACGCGTGGGTTGTAGGTGCCGATCGTGGTCGGCGAGCCACTGATAATGCCCGTGCTGCTCTGCATGACCAGTCCAGGAGGCAGTGCCGTGGCGCTGTAAGTCACCGTACCACTGCCAGGAGCCACTCCATACACAGCCAGTGAGACGGCGGCATTCACAGCGCTGTTTTGCACGCCGGGATTGGCAATGGTGACGGTGGTGGCTGGGTCCACTTGGATGATGTCAGCTTCGGAATAAGCTCCGTTCGCACCGATGGCAAAAAGCATCCAGTAGCCAGGCGTCATCACATAAGGGTTTGCATGCCCGGTGATGGAGTAAATCCCCGGAGAAGTTTCACTGAAGGGGAGGTTCAGGAAACGGAGGTCCGTATTCATCGAGTGTGTCTGGGAGGACATCTTGATGAAGCTGAATTTAGTGATGCCCGGTGTGGCACGAACCGAGAAGACAGTGCCATTACCGATGTAGGCGGGTGCTTGGCTGATGACGGGCCTCACCGCATCCGAACCATCTGCGGCAAAGAGCATGGGCGGCGTGTAAAGTTGACCATCCCGATGATCTGCGCTGTTCCCTGAGAGTCCGCCGCCACCGGACCACACGCGGCCATCTGGCAACAGGAGGGCGAGTGAGTGATAGTTGCGCGGCACGCTCATATCGGTGACTTCGCGCCACTGTCCGGTAACGGGATTCCAGATTTCTGGCGAAAGAATGCTCCCCGTGTCATTAAATTTCAGTCCAGAAGTATTGCCTCCGATGACCATGACCTCGCCTGTGGGTAAAATCACCGAGTTGGCAAACTGTCGTGCATATTTCATCGAGGCCGTTTGCTTGACGACAGGCGTGCCGCTACGGATGTCGATGGTGAAAGCCAGATTGGTGCTGGTTCCGGTCGAGCTATCACTTGGATTGGAATTTGTGTTGGATGAACCCCCTGCTACAAGGATAAGGCCCTCATCATAGACAGCAAAGCAGCCTTCTTTCGGGTATTGAACCCCTGGCACGTTCACCCCACTGTAAGTTAGGCTGCCGTTGCCGGATGTGGTGACCCAGTTCATCTGCCGGGTGGGGCCGCCATGGAAGAGACGCCCGTCTGGGGCGACGACCATCAGGGGGTGCCAGCGAGTCACGTAACCCGGTTGGCTCACCACCGTCGCCCAATTGATTCCGGACAGCCGTCGCCAGCCGCCGGAGGCTGTCCACTGTTCAGCGGTATTCGTGCCGCCATCACCTGTGACGGTGAAAACACTGCCGTCTGTCAGGGCCACGCTGGTGTTATACCAGCGACCGTCATTCATGTTAGCAATGGCTGACCACTGATTAGTTCGCCAGTCAAAGATACTACTGAGGCGAGTCGTGTTGCGACCACCATTGATGATCAGGCGGCCGTCTTTAAGAAGTGCTGTGCCGCCGCAGAACATATCGTGGCGGGTGTTATTGATTTCGGTAAACACACCGGTTCCTGGGTTCCACACCGCAGCGTAGGTGAATTCAGCTCCAACAGGGAAGGTGGTTCTTTGATTGGAGGCAAAGGTCAGGAGGCGTCCATCGGGAAGCGTGGCTGCGGTGACAGGAATATGCGGTGTCCAACTGATCACGGGGCCCCAGACGCCGACCTGACTCCGCTGAGCAGCTGTTGGTGCTGGCCCGGTCTGGACAATGAAAGCGGGTGCCAGAATAGCGGCGTCAGCCGCGAGTTGATCTGAAAGACCGTGATCATCTCCAGCCTGGCTGAAGGTGGAGAGAAGGAAGCCTAACAAAATGAAGAGCTGGCGAGTCGGGAGGAACTTCGTCATGGTGTATGGACAATCTTGGGCTTGGCTGGCGGAGAGACGAACTCTTCGTCTGTGAGGGTCTTGAGGAAGGCAACCAGAGCCCGCTTTTCGTCATCGGTGAGTCGCAGCCCTTCGACGGGGTGTTTGGCTAGATTGGGATCGAGGGTTTCGCTGCGTTGTACTCCGCTGTTGTAGTGCTCCACCACTTCTTCCAACGTTTGAAAGCGCCCGTCATGCATGTAGGGAGCTGTGCGGGCGATGTTTCTCAGGCCTGGAGTTTTGAACTTGCCTTTGTCCGCTGGATTTCCTGAGACTCTCATGCGGCCGACATCGGCGGGTGTCAGATCCAAGCCATTGTTCTTGAACTGGTGATCGGTAAAAAGCGTGCCGCCATGGCAGTGAAAGCAGTCAGCCCCCCGCAGTCCGCGAGCGGGATCAAACTCTGTGACAAACAACTGCAGACCGCGCTTCTCTTCTTCGGTCATCAGTGCTACCTTACGGGCCGCTTGATCGAATCGAGAGTCTTGAGAGACTAGAGTTAACAAAAATTGCTCCAGAGCCTTGGCGATCTTCTCGGAGGTGATTTCTTCAGAGTCAAAGGCTCCAGCAAAATCATCTTTCAAATCAGCGATCTTAGCCGGGACTCGGTCCAGGCTTTCATTCATCTCATGCTTATCTTGGATAGGGAGTAGGACTTGCTCCCTCAGACTGTTCGCGCGTCCATCCCAGAAGAAGGAGCTACTCCAGGCCAGATTGAACAGGGGCATGGCTTGGCGGGTTCCTTGCTGCCCCTCAGCGCCCAAACTTACTGGGCGTGAATCGCTAAACGCTAAGCTGCGATCATGGCAGCTCGCGCAGGATTGGGTGTTGTTGATCGATAGACGTGGGTCATGAAACAACTTCTCT
Proteins encoded:
- a CDS encoding MbnP family protein, which encodes MMFQALRYLLALGGLSLGVLHAQVMHLEIQPEPLIQGVADSHMESLERLDFLVSGLALQHVDGSWLESRDWFAYYSLGQKRFVAQADGIPASRFKAVRFVVGVPEPQDKADPNLLPPDHPLHPNVCGLHWGWQGGYVYMAIEGRWRQPGKELSGYSFHLAKSPNTVPVEIPVDFQGGGPVTIKLQLDSAQILQGIDLANEGHSTHSRSGDPLVPKLRANISKAFSLESVRYDLYQPTENMSAHDALPAPTSTHPLPLKISRRLPQVQLPSDNPITQEGVSLGEKLFHDPRLSINNTQSCASCHDRSLAFSDSRPVSLGAEGQQGTRQAMPLFNLAWSSSFFWDGRANSLREQVLLPIQDKHEMNESLDRVPAKIADLKDDFAGAFDSEEITSEKIAKALEQFLLTLVSQDSRFDQAARKVALMTEEEKRGLQLFVTEFDPARGLRGADCFHCHGGTLFTDHQFKNNGLDLTPADVGRMRVSGNPADKGKFKTPGLRNIARTAPYMHDGRFQTLEEVVEHYNSGVQRSETLDPNLAKHPVEGLRLTDDEKRALVAFLKTLTDEEFVSPPAKPKIVHTP